The Anoplopoma fimbria isolate UVic2021 breed Golden Eagle Sablefish chromosome 20, Afim_UVic_2022, whole genome shotgun sequence genome includes a window with the following:
- the LOC129109271 gene encoding LOW QUALITY PROTEIN: uncharacterized protein LOC129109271 (The sequence of the model RefSeq protein was modified relative to this genomic sequence to represent the inferred CDS: inserted 2 bases in 1 codon), with amino-acid sequence MNPPTSAAQTVPTAGAHSGATGQNLFFPPVSALPPPCPTGYRSLPPSFPPPSIIPKPATNQPTTTGPLPKGVDRRGRPVLFQGGRMVCNNFNDLGCSTSSCRFLHTCSFCGGAHSRPTCPHNPTKHSLCKYLNTPIKVQALASALQNHPDRQFTSFLIQGFTHGFHPGLQVKPEQSYTCHNLKSAISEPDIVDKLLAQEVKDSFMIGPLHSPPFPIFRISPIGIATRKYSGKKRLIIDLSSPHGSSIPSINSLIPSPDYSMQYTTITNAASLIRLAGQGAWLAKADIISAFKVLPILPEFWHLFGVHWKGSYYFAVRLTFGCKSSPKIFDCLSEALCWILTNVHKLPYVIHLLDYFLTVTPPSSPPAHGLNTLTSAFKELSVPLSPEKTVGPSTSLEFLGITLDSVSLQAXLPTEKINRISLLISNYLLAPKCTKHQLLSMLGHLNYAIRIIPQGRSFLSHLLSVAASVPNLHGHASLDKACKTELKLWHQFLSSWNGISLFYDDHITKPEDIQLFTDAAPSIGFGGFYGSKWFSAEWPHEFSSLTPSSAISEMYPVVIAAILWGREWSKKTIALYSDNSAVVDIINKGRSHCLDIMQFMRRLTLVSAQQQFIIRAYHIPGHKNSIADSLSRFSLQKFRRLAPAADPLPTPVPPFSATIFN; translated from the exons ATGAATCCACCTACCTCAGCTGCTCAGACAGTTCCAACAGCAGGGGCCCATAGCGGAGCAACCGGCCAAAACCTattctttcctcctgtttctgctCTTCCCCCTCCCTGCCCCACCGGTTACCGCAGCCTGCCTCCATCATTTCCCCCACCATCCATCATCCCAAAACCAGCCACCAACCAGCCAACAACCACCGGCCCTCTCCCCAAAGGGGTAGACAGGAGAGGCAGACCAGTCCTCTTCCAGGGCGGGAGAATGGTCTGCAACAACTTCAACGATTTAGGATGCAGCACCTCTAGCTGCCGCTTCCTCCACACCTGCTCCTTCTGCGGAGGTGCCCACTCCAGACCAACCTGTCCCCACAACCCCACCAAGCACAGCCTCTGTAAGTACCTCAATACACCAATCAAGGTCCAAGCTCTAGCTTCCGCCTTACAGAACCACCCAGACCGCCAGTTCACCAGCTTCCTAATACAAGGGTTCACACACGGCTTCCACCCAGGTTTGCAGGTTAAACCAGAGCAGTCCTATACATGCCATAATTTGAAATCCGCCATTTCCGAGCCCGACATAGTCGACAAACTCCTGGCCCAGGAAGTCAAAGACTCTTTCATGATCGGCCCTCTCCATAGCCCACCTTTCCCCATATTCAGAATCAGCCCCATCGGCATAGCTACTAGGAAATACTCAGGAAAAAAGAGACTTATAATAGACCTCTCATCCCCCCACGGCTCTTCCATCCCAAGCATCAATAGCCTAATCCCGAGCCCGGACTACTCCATGCAGTACACCACAATCACCAACGCCGCATCCCTCATTCGCCTCGCAGGTCAAGGAGCCTGGTTGGCTAAAGCGGACATCATCAGCGCCTTCAAAGTTCTTCCGATCCTCCCCGAATTCTGGCATCTTTTCGGCGTCCATTGGAAAGGCTCTTATTACTTTGCAGTGCGCTTGACCTTCGGGTGCAAGAGCAGCCCAAAAATCTTCGACTGCTTATCCGAAGCTCTCTGCTGGATCCTGACCAACGTCCATAAACTTCCGTACGTCATCCACCTCTTAGATTACTTCCTCACCGTCACGCCACCTTCCTCACCCCCAGCACACGGCCTCAACACTTTAACCTCAGCGTTCAAGGAACTCAGCGTTCCTCTGTCTCCAGAGAAAACCGTAGGCCCCAGCACCTCCCTCGAATTCCTTGGCATCACCCTCGACTCAGTTTCACTCCAAGC CCTACCTACCGAAAAAATCAATCGGATCTCCTTACTCATTTCAAATTACCTCCTGGCCCCCAAATGCACCAAACACCAACTCCTTTCAATGTTAGGCCACCTCAACTACGCCATTCGCATCATCCCCCAAGGTCGATCCTTCTTGTCCCACCTCCTTTCAGTCGCCGCCTCTGTCCCAAATCTCCATGGCCACGCCTCCCTGGACAAAGCAtgcaaaacggagctaaaactGTGGCACCAGTTCCTCTCCTCATGGAACGGCATCTCTTTATTTTACGATGACCACATCACCAAGCCGGAAGACATCCAGCTGTTCACAGACGCAGCCCCCTCCATCGGCTTCGGCGGCTTCTACGGCAGCAAATGGTTCTCAGCCGAATGGCCGCACGAATTCTCATCCCTCACCCCTTCTTCGGCAATCTCTGAAATGTATCCGGTAGTCATAGCAGCCATTCTTTGGGGCCGGGAATGGTCCAAAAAGACAATCGCTTTATATTCAGACAACAGCGCCGTCGTAGACATCATCAACAAAGGACGGTCACATTGTCTAGACATAATGCAGTTCATGCGTAGACTCACCTTGGTTTCGGCCCAGCAACAATTCATCATCCGAGCCTATCACATCCCAGGTCACAAAAACTCCATAGCCGACTCACTTTCTCGTTTCTCTTTACAGAAATTCAGACGATTGGCGCCAGCCGCGGACCCTCTGCCAACTCCGGTCCCACCGTTTTCAGCCACC